In one window of Polaromonas naphthalenivorans CJ2 DNA:
- a CDS encoding IS630 family transposase (programmed frameshift) — MEHYKVTLSEPERAELQGIAGKGTHAASKVINALILLNCDQSGGRTERARTCDIATMLCVSERKVDRIKKKFVLEGLDLTLNRQPSRCEYDLKIDGRLEAQLLALSCSAPPEGQARWSLRLLADRLVELEYIDTVSHETVRRALKKNELKPWRKVGWVIAPPASAAFVAAMEKVLDIYSRPMDAKHPVVCMDETPRQLIRETREPIAAAPGRPERHDYEYERCGVCNVFMASEPLAGRRLTKVTERRTKTDWAVFVQDIAASYPDAERITLVMDNLNTHTPGSLYEAFSPEQAKALWDRFEFVYTPKHGSWLNMAEIEINVMVDQCLSRRIDSIETVRSEVAAWQARRDNLQAKVNWQFTTKDARIKLKRLYPTTSS; from the exons ATGGAACATTACAAAGTCACGTTATCCGAGCCAGAAAGAGCCGAGCTGCAGGGCATTGCAGGCAAAGGCACCCACGCAGCGTCCAAAGTCATCAATGCCTTGATACTGCTCAACTGTGACCAATCAGGAGGGCGAACCGAACGCGCTCGCACGTGTGACATCGCAACCATGCTGTGCGTGAGTGAGCGCAAGGTGGACCGCATCAAGAAGAAGTTTGTCCTCGAAGGCCTGGACCTCACGCTGAACCGCCAGCCCTCCAGGTGCGAGTACGACCTGAAGATCGATGGCCGCCTGGAGGCGCAGCTGCTGGCGCTGAGTTGCTCGGCGCCGCCCGAAGGCCAGGCCCGCTGGTCGCTACGGCTGCTGGCTGACCGGCTGGTCGAACTGGAATATATCGACACCGTGTCCCATGAGACGGTGCGGCGGGCTCTCA AAAAAAACGAACTCAAACCCTGGAGGAAAGTCGGCTGGGTGATCGCGCCGCCAGCGAGCGCCGCCTTCGTGGCCGCCATGGAAAAGGTGCTGGACATCTACAGCCGCCCTATGGACGCGAAGCACCCCGTGGTGTGCATGGATGAGACGCCTCGCCAGCTCATTCGCGAGACCCGCGAGCCTATTGCAGCGGCGCCCGGGCGGCCCGAGCGCCATGACTACGAATACGAACGCTGCGGCGTGTGCAACGTGTTCATGGCTAGCGAGCCGCTGGCCGGGCGGCGCCTAACCAAGGTCACTGAGCGGCGGACCAAAACGGACTGGGCGGTGTTCGTGCAGGACATTGCCGCCAGCTACCCCGACGCCGAGCGCATCACACTCGTGATGGACAACCTCAACACCCACACCCCGGGCTCACTGTACGAGGCGTTTTCCCCCGAGCAGGCCAAGGCGCTGTGGGACCGCTTCGAGTTCGTCTACACGCCCAAGCACGGCAGCTGGCTGAACATGGCCGAGATCGAAATCAACGTTATGGTGGATCAGTGCCTGAGCCGGCGCATCGACAGCATCGAGACCGTGCGCAGCGAAGTCGCTGCCTGGCAGGCCCGCCGCGACAACCTTCAGGCCAAAGTCAACTGGCAATTCACAACCAAGGATGCCCGCATCAAGCTAAAACGCCTTTACCCGACAACTTCCTCATGA
- a CDS encoding ShlB/FhaC/HecB family hemolysin secretion/activation protein, translating to MKKTQDGTRARAARALFIVAALSAAAFAAQAADVETSSGPRFAISRFAVEGNSVLPAAEVERLLADFAGADRSFGDVRRAVQALQQAYRQRGYSGILVQLPEQELAQGVVRVQVIEPRIGRVSVQGNQVFSTANIRASLPALREGTQPNIRDISASLKVANTNPAKQLTLALQGAEQPDAVDAVISVTEDKPWRIGLNADNTGSTETGRTRLGVLYQHANLWDLDHVMTLQYTTSAEKPSKVSVFGVGYHVPLYALGDSMDFFASHSNVDSGTLTAGVLDLQVSGKGTVFGGRYNHNLPLWGDLSSTLIYGVDWRAYKNDIDLGGFQLGDDVTVHPLSLSYSGQLSLPSALLGLQLTGLQNIPGGANGQDADFSRQRAGASASYRVLRYGVGYNRQMEGDWQLRLQFNGQATRAALVPGEQFGAGGAGSVRGFREREVAGDQGQFASAEIQSPNWCPATAAIPVQCRALAFVDAAHVSRNKALPGEEQRTSISSAGLGLRFALDRRASLQVDYGRVLDGGSTRAAGDSRVHVALTLSY from the coding sequence ATGAAAAAAACCCAAGATGGGACGCGAGCACGCGCTGCCCGCGCGCTCTTTATCGTCGCTGCCTTGTCAGCGGCCGCATTTGCCGCACAGGCGGCCGATGTGGAGACCAGCAGCGGACCGCGTTTTGCCATCTCGCGCTTCGCCGTGGAGGGAAACAGCGTGCTGCCTGCCGCCGAAGTCGAACGGCTGCTTGCCGACTTCGCCGGCGCTGATCGCAGCTTTGGCGACGTGCGGCGCGCGGTGCAAGCGCTGCAGCAGGCTTACCGCCAGCGCGGCTACAGCGGGATCCTCGTGCAGTTGCCCGAGCAGGAACTTGCCCAGGGCGTGGTGCGCGTTCAGGTGATCGAGCCGCGCATCGGCCGCGTAAGCGTGCAAGGCAATCAAGTATTTTCGACCGCCAACATCCGCGCCAGCCTGCCCGCGCTGCGCGAAGGCACCCAACCCAACATCCGGGACATTTCGGCCAGCCTGAAGGTGGCCAACACCAACCCGGCCAAGCAGCTCACCCTGGCGCTGCAGGGCGCCGAGCAGCCTGATGCGGTCGATGCCGTGATCAGCGTGACGGAAGACAAGCCCTGGCGGATCGGGCTGAACGCCGACAACACCGGCAGCACCGAGACCGGCCGCACGCGCCTGGGCGTGCTTTACCAGCACGCCAACCTCTGGGACCTGGACCACGTGATGACCCTGCAGTACACCACCTCGGCCGAAAAGCCGTCGAAGGTGAGCGTGTTTGGCGTGGGCTACCACGTGCCGCTGTATGCGCTGGGCGACTCGATGGATTTCTTCGCCAGCCACTCCAACGTGGACTCCGGCACGCTGACGGCCGGTGTGCTGGACCTGCAGGTCAGCGGCAAGGGCACGGTCTTCGGTGGGCGCTACAACCACAATCTGCCGCTGTGGGGTGACCTGAGTTCCACGCTGATCTACGGCGTGGACTGGCGAGCCTACAAGAACGACATCGACCTCGGCGGCTTCCAGCTGGGCGACGATGTCACGGTCCATCCGCTGTCGCTCAGCTATTCCGGCCAGCTGAGCCTGCCTTCGGCCCTGCTGGGCCTGCAGTTGACGGGCTTGCAGAACATCCCTGGTGGCGCGAACGGCCAGGACGCGGATTTCAGCCGCCAGCGCGCGGGCGCATCGGCCAGCTACCGCGTGTTGCGCTACGGCGTGGGCTACAACCGGCAGATGGAAGGCGACTGGCAATTGCGCCTGCAGTTCAACGGCCAGGCGACCCGGGCAGCGCTGGTGCCCGGCGAGCAGTTCGGCGCCGGCGGAGCCGGTTCGGTACGCGGCTTCCGGGAGCGTGAAGTCGCTGGCGACCAGGGCCAGTTTGCCAGCGCGGAAATCCAGTCTCCCAACTGGTGCCCGGCCACTGCGGCCATCCCGGTGCAGTGCCGCGCGCTGGCCTTCGTCGATGCCGCCCACGTTTCGCGCAACAAGGCCCTGCCGGGCGAAGAGCAGCGCACGTCCATCTCCAGTGCCGGCCTGGGGCTGCGCTTTGCCCTGGACCGGCGTGCCAGCCTGCAGGTGGACTACGGCCGCGTGCTTGACGGCGGCAGCACCCGCGCGGCCGGCGACAGCCGGGTGCACGTCGCCCTGACTCTTTCCTATTGA
- a CDS encoding ketopantoate reductase family protein, which produces MASIPPDEARPAKNRLKVAVMGAGAVGCYYGGMLARAGHEVVLIARPQHAQAIARDGLRLQATTFDEQVRLAASTEPGAAQGAQLVLFCVKSLDTESAGALLRPHLAPDALVLSLQNGVDNAERLRSVLPRHAVAAAVVYVATEMAGPGHVRHHGRGELVIEPVHSASLSGEAVAQALIAAGVPTEISPNVRGALWAKLILNCAYNAVSAITQLPYGKAVAGEGIADVMRDVVAECQAVASAEGVQVAGDVDAAIRKIAETMPGQLSSTAQDLARGKRSEIDYLNGLIVRRGEALGVATPANRVLWALVKLMEARRT; this is translated from the coding sequence ATGGCCAGCATCCCGCCCGACGAAGCACGCCCCGCAAAAAATCGCCTCAAGGTCGCCGTGATGGGCGCGGGCGCCGTCGGCTGCTACTACGGCGGCATGCTGGCCCGCGCCGGGCATGAGGTCGTGCTGATCGCGCGGCCCCAGCATGCGCAGGCCATCGCCAGAGACGGCCTGCGCCTACAGGCCACGACCTTTGACGAACAGGTGCGCCTGGCCGCCAGCACCGAACCCGGCGCGGCGCAAGGCGCGCAACTGGTGCTGTTCTGCGTCAAGTCGCTCGACACCGAATCGGCCGGCGCCCTGCTGCGGCCGCACCTGGCGCCCGATGCGCTGGTGCTGAGCCTGCAAAACGGCGTGGACAACGCCGAGCGGCTGCGTAGCGTGCTGCCCCGGCACGCGGTGGCCGCCGCCGTGGTCTACGTCGCCACCGAAATGGCCGGCCCCGGCCACGTCAGGCACCACGGCCGGGGCGAGCTGGTGATCGAGCCCGTCCATTCCGCATCCTTGTCCGGCGAAGCCGTGGCGCAAGCGCTGATCGCCGCCGGCGTGCCCACGGAAATATCCCCCAACGTGCGCGGCGCGCTGTGGGCCAAGCTGATCCTCAACTGCGCCTACAACGCCGTCTCGGCCATCACCCAGCTGCCGTATGGCAAGGCGGTGGCGGGCGAGGGCATTGCGGACGTGATGCGCGACGTGGTGGCCGAATGCCAGGCCGTGGCCAGCGCCGAAGGCGTGCAGGTGGCCGGCGACGTGGACGCGGCCATCCGCAAGATCGCCGAAACCATGCCCGGCCAGTTGTCATCGACCGCGCAAGACCTGGCGCGCGGCAAGCGCAGCGAGATCGACTACCTCAACGGCCTGATCGTGCGGCGCGGCGAGGCGCTGGGCGTGGCGACGCCGGCAAACCGGGTGCTGTGGGCGCTGGTGAAGCTGATGGAGGCCAGGCGCACGTAG
- a CDS encoding two-partner secretion domain-containing protein codes for MKTTHAIIAGALLATAVMLAGGASAQTVVNGQASFQQIGNVRTITNTPGTIIQWPGFSIGAGEVTRFVQQNAASAVLNRITGQEPSLILGALQSNGRVFLVNPNGVLFGAGSRVDVNGLVASSLTISNSDFLAGKMNFSAGAVAGHVVNQGSISTPGGGQVILIAPQVGNSGLIHSPGGEVVLAAGRSVKLADSQNPALHVVVSAPQDQAVNLGQIVAQSGRIGIFGNLVNQRGLVSADQAAMGANGQIVLKASGDLLLEAGSLTSASGAGDSTGGTIHLLGERVGLTGNARVDASGQAGGGTVLIGGDYRGQNPAIANAKQVYVSGGATIRADALASGNGGKVIAWSDGTTRVYGSISARGGAQSGNGGFVETSGHTLDMRGRVDTRAPNGRTGTLLLDPTNLYIANDQASAASAGMTGSDTSAETFVASGPVSDSLLTVATLEAALANNMVTVTTDNASGTGAGMIHVVNPVTWASDTGLTLHANAGIEINAALTGGRGSRLELYTASGNINQTAPLSVVALSARADNGSVNLTHRDNQVERLAGFANGAGGFNYRGNGTPLVIGMAGPEDGITSLGSGPINVAVTGDLTLQSPVSSQAGDIVLAAGNFDNQSTVDSVSGRVTVQGAVLRPSLADCIANTALAGCTAVLPILAACQADPAIPGCSAVLPPPTLDACIAAPATSGCAAVLPTLTQCTIAPSTAGCSVVLPTLASCIASPTLAGCAAVLPTLAQCVASPALAGCAAVLPTLSQCIASPALAGCAAVLPTLSQCTITPLTAGCSVVLPSLNACVASPALAGCAAVLPALSQCIASPALAGCTTVLPTLAQCVASPALAGCAAVLPRLSQCVASPTLAGCSVVLPTLAQCTASPTLQGCSAVLPPASICVSNPASPGCAVVVPPVQIGANSPVDQALNATINIINTSGNGTALLTQLFTQPNDARGTADASIKKTFCN; via the coding sequence ATGAAAACAACCCACGCCATCATTGCCGGGGCCCTGTTGGCGACCGCCGTCATGCTCGCCGGCGGCGCCAGCGCCCAGACCGTCGTCAACGGCCAGGCCAGCTTTCAGCAGATTGGCAATGTCCGCACCATCACCAACACGCCCGGCACCATCATCCAGTGGCCCGGCTTCTCGATTGGGGCGGGCGAGGTTACCCGCTTCGTCCAGCAAAACGCTGCGAGCGCGGTGCTCAACCGCATCACCGGACAGGAGCCGTCCTTGATCCTGGGCGCCTTGCAGTCGAACGGCCGGGTTTTCCTGGTCAACCCGAACGGCGTGCTGTTCGGCGCCGGTTCGCGGGTGGACGTGAACGGGCTGGTGGCTTCGAGCCTGACGATTTCCAACAGTGATTTCCTGGCCGGCAAGATGAACTTCAGCGCTGGCGCCGTGGCGGGCCATGTTGTCAACCAGGGGAGCATTTCAACGCCCGGAGGCGGCCAGGTGATCCTGATTGCGCCGCAAGTCGGGAACAGCGGCCTCATCCATTCGCCCGGCGGCGAGGTCGTGCTGGCCGCAGGCCGCAGCGTGAAGCTGGCCGACAGCCAGAACCCGGCCCTGCATGTGGTGGTCAGCGCGCCGCAGGACCAGGCCGTCAACCTGGGCCAGATCGTGGCGCAAAGCGGCCGCATCGGCATCTTCGGCAACCTGGTCAACCAGCGCGGCCTGGTCAGCGCCGACCAGGCTGCAATGGGTGCCAACGGGCAGATCGTGCTCAAGGCCAGCGGCGACCTGCTGCTCGAAGCCGGCAGCCTGACCAGCGCGAGCGGCGCCGGTGACAGCACCGGCGGCACGATCCACCTTTTGGGCGAGCGCGTGGGCCTGACGGGCAACGCCCGCGTGGACGCCAGCGGCCAGGCCGGCGGCGGCACCGTGCTGATCGGCGGCGACTACCGCGGCCAGAACCCGGCCATCGCCAACGCGAAGCAGGTCTACGTCTCGGGCGGTGCCACCATCCGCGCCGACGCCCTGGCGTCGGGCAACGGCGGCAAGGTGATCGCCTGGTCCGACGGCACGACACGCGTTTATGGCAGCATCAGCGCCCGCGGCGGTGCGCAATCGGGCAACGGCGGCTTCGTCGAAACATCGGGCCACACGCTGGACATGCGGGGCCGGGTCGATACGCGCGCGCCGAACGGCCGCACCGGCACGCTGCTGCTGGACCCGACCAACCTCTACATCGCGAACGACCAGGCCAGCGCCGCCAGCGCGGGCATGACGGGCAGCGACACTTCAGCCGAAACCTTTGTCGCTTCTGGCCCCGTGAGCGATTCGCTCCTGACCGTCGCCACCCTGGAGGCTGCGCTTGCAAACAACATGGTGACCGTGACCACCGACAACGCATCGGGAACGGGCGCCGGCATGATTCACGTGGTCAACCCCGTGACGTGGGCCAGCGACACGGGCCTGACGCTGCATGCCAACGCGGGCATCGAGATCAACGCGGCCCTCACTGGCGGGCGCGGCAGCCGGCTGGAGCTGTACACGGCTTCGGGCAACATCAACCAGACGGCGCCCCTCAGCGTGGTCGCACTGTCGGCCCGCGCCGACAACGGCTCGGTCAATCTCACCCATCGGGACAACCAGGTTGAGCGACTGGCCGGTTTTGCCAACGGGGCCGGCGGATTCAACTACCGCGGCAACGGCACGCCGCTGGTCATCGGCATGGCCGGCCCTGAAGACGGCATCACTTCGCTGGGCAGCGGACCCATCAACGTCGCTGTCACAGGCGACCTCACACTGCAAAGCCCGGTCAGCTCGCAGGCGGGCGACATCGTTCTGGCCGCCGGCAACTTTGACAACCAGTCCACCGTGGACTCGGTCAGCGGCCGCGTGACGGTGCAGGGCGCCGTGCTGCGTCCTTCGCTGGCCGACTGCATCGCCAACACGGCGCTGGCCGGCTGCACGGCCGTGCTGCCCATCCTGGCGGCCTGCCAGGCAGATCCGGCCATTCCCGGCTGCTCGGCTGTGCTGCCACCCCCCACGCTGGACGCCTGCATCGCCGCCCCGGCCACAAGCGGTTGCGCTGCGGTGCTGCCAACGCTGACCCAATGCACGATCGCACCTTCGACGGCCGGCTGCTCGGTGGTGTTGCCGACCTTGGCCTCATGCATTGCCTCACCGACGCTTGCGGGCTGCGCTGCGGTGCTGCCTACGCTGGCTCAATGCGTCGCCTCGCCGGCGCTTGCGGGTTGCGCTGCGGTGCTGCCCACGCTGAGTCAATGCATCGCCTCGCCGGCGCTTGCGGGCTGCGCTGCGGTGCTGCCTACGCTGAGCCAGTGCACCATTACACCTTTGACAGCGGGGTGCTCGGTGGTGCTGCCGTCCCTGAACGCATGCGTCGCCTCGCCGGCGCTTGCGGGCTGCGCTGCGGTGCTGCCCGCGCTGAGCCAATGCATCGCCTCGCCGGCGCTCGCGGGCTGCACTACGGTGCTGCCCACGCTGGCCCAATGCGTCGCCTCGCCGGCGCTTGCGGGCTGCGCTGCGGTGCTGCCCAGGCTGAGTCAATGCGTCGCCTCGCCGACGCTTGCGGGCTGCTCGGTGGTGCTGCCGACACTGGCTCAGTGCACGGCCTCTCCTACCTTGCAGGGCTGCTCGGCCGTGCTGCCGCCAGCGTCTATCTGTGTCAGCAACCCTGCCAGCCCGGGTTGCGCGGTCGTGGTGCCGCCTGTCCAGATCGGCGCCAACTCACCTGTGGACCAGGCTTTGAATGCGACGATCAACATCATCAACACCAGCGGCAACGGCACTGCGCTGCTGACCCAGCTATTCACTCAGCCAAATGATGCCAGGGGCACAGCAGATGCGTCAATCAAGAAAACATTTTGCAACTGA
- a CDS encoding YkvA family protein: MFKRLTLLWTVLRGDARQLWFALRHPDAPGWLKLGTALIALYLFSPIDLIPDVLPVIGVVDDLVLVPLAIRWLLKRLPPEIAQAAASRRAG; the protein is encoded by the coding sequence ATGTTCAAACGCCTGACCCTGCTGTGGACCGTGCTGCGCGGCGACGCGCGGCAACTGTGGTTCGCGCTGCGCCACCCGGACGCGCCGGGCTGGCTAAAGCTGGGCACCGCGCTGATCGCGCTCTACCTGTTCTCGCCGATTGACCTGATTCCCGACGTGCTGCCGGTGATCGGCGTGGTCGATGACCTGGTGCTGGTGCCGCTGGCGATTCGCTGGCTGCTCAAACGCCTGCCGCCGGAGATTGCGCAGGCAGCGGCCAGCCGCCGCGCCGGCTGA
- a CDS encoding type II toxin-antitoxin system RelE/ParE family toxin — translation MDYITPMLQVLRTHEFDAWISGLRDKVGQKQVLARLARLSLGHWGDCKPVGGEVTELRIDSGPGYRVYCWKDGATVVVALGGGDKSGQDKDIAKAQGMVKLLKE, via the coding sequence ATGGATTACATTACGCCCATGCTACAAGTCCTGCGCACCCATGAGTTCGATGCCTGGATCAGCGGGCTTCGTGACAAGGTCGGGCAAAAGCAGGTTCTGGCGCGTCTTGCCCGTCTCTCGCTGGGCCACTGGGGCGACTGCAAGCCTGTTGGCGGCGAAGTCACCGAACTTCGCATTGACTCAGGCCCCGGCTACCGCGTCTATTGCTGGAAAGACGGTGCCACGGTCGTTGTTGCCTTGGGCGGGGGCGACAAGTCTGGCCAGGACAAAGACATTGCGAAGGCCCAAGGCATGGTCAAACTTTTGAAGGAGTGA
- a CDS encoding addiction module antidote protein: MNPTAAEKLGIQPFDAADYLQSDEDCAMYLQACIEEAPDDAALFARALGDIARARGMMQLARDTGITREGLYKALGEQGNPSLSTVLKVLHALGLRLQVDPRPDHA, translated from the coding sequence ATGAACCCCACAGCCGCCGAAAAACTGGGCATCCAGCCCTTCGATGCCGCCGACTACCTGCAGTCCGATGAAGACTGCGCCATGTACCTGCAGGCCTGCATTGAAGAGGCGCCTGACGATGCCGCCCTGTTTGCCAGGGCGCTGGGCGATATCGCCCGCGCGCGCGGCATGATGCAGCTCGCCCGCGACACCGGAATCACCCGCGAAGGACTCTACAAGGCCTTGGGCGAGCAAGGCAACCCGAGCCTTTCCACGGTGCTGAAGGTGCTGCACGCCCTTGGCCTGCGGCTGCAGGTTGATCCACGGCCGGACCACGCATAA
- a CDS encoding RNB domain-containing ribonuclease produces the protein MNPINLHQIAVEAMRARGLLPAFAPQALQEAEDARQTSPERDGAIRDLRHLTWFSIDNDDTRDLDQLSVAEPLSAGSTRLRVAVADVDTLVRPGGAVDGHAGANTTSVYTAAGVFPMLPEVLSTDLTSLHEGQERLAVVVDMQVAADGTVPASSVYRAWVLNRAKLTYDGVSAWLDGTAPAPPQIASVPGLEDQLRLHDALAGQLRQWRQTRGALNVSTLSARPVFDGNGQLVDLRADNKNRAKDLIADLMIAANGATARYLADQGFPSLRRLLQAPRRWDRIALLASSHGVQLPATPDPLALDRFLSARRLADPAGFADLSLAVVKLLGSGEYAAAPAVANGAAAATGLGHFGLAVNDYAHSTAPNRRFPDLVTQRLLKAAIAGEAPPYSAGQLAEIAQHCTLQEDNASKVERQVLKAAGAWLLHGRIGEVFDAIVTGAAPKGTFVRIGSPLLEGRVVRGFEGLDVGDAARVRLLAVDAEKSYIDFERA, from the coding sequence ATGAACCCCATCAACCTCCACCAGATCGCCGTCGAAGCCATGCGCGCCCGGGGCCTGCTGCCCGCCTTTGCGCCGCAGGCCTTGCAAGAGGCCGAGGACGCGCGCCAGACCAGCCCTGAGCGCGACGGCGCCATCCGCGACCTGCGCCACCTGACCTGGTTTTCCATCGACAACGACGACACGCGCGACCTGGACCAGTTGAGCGTGGCCGAGCCGCTGTCCGCCGGCAGCACGCGCCTGCGGGTGGCGGTGGCCGACGTCGACACCCTGGTGCGGCCCGGTGGCGCGGTGGATGGCCATGCGGGCGCCAACACCACCTCGGTGTACACGGCGGCCGGAGTGTTCCCGATGCTGCCCGAAGTGCTGTCCACCGACCTCACCTCGCTGCACGAGGGCCAGGAGCGGCTGGCGGTGGTGGTCGACATGCAGGTCGCGGCCGACGGCACGGTGCCGGCCTCAAGCGTCTATCGCGCATGGGTGCTCAACCGCGCCAAGCTCACCTACGACGGCGTCTCGGCATGGCTCGACGGCACAGCGCCAGCGCCGCCGCAGATCGCCAGCGTGCCGGGGCTGGAGGACCAGCTTCGCCTGCACGACGCGCTGGCCGGTCAGTTGCGGCAATGGCGCCAGACGCGCGGCGCGCTCAATGTCAGCACGCTGTCCGCGCGCCCGGTGTTCGATGGAAACGGGCAACTGGTGGACCTGCGCGCCGACAACAAGAACCGCGCCAAGGACCTGATCGCCGACCTGATGATCGCGGCCAACGGCGCGACGGCGCGGTATCTGGCGGACCAGGGTTTCCCGTCGCTGCGGCGGCTGCTGCAGGCGCCGCGCCGCTGGGACCGCATCGCCCTGCTGGCCTCTAGCCACGGCGTGCAGCTGCCGGCAACGCCCGATCCGCTGGCGCTGGACCGCTTCCTGAGCGCGCGCCGGCTGGCCGACCCGGCCGGTTTCGCCGACCTGTCGCTGGCGGTGGTGAAGCTGCTGGGCTCGGGCGAGTACGCGGCCGCGCCCGCTGTGGCGAACGGTGCTGCGGCTGCAACGGGATTGGGGCACTTCGGGCTCGCGGTGAACGACTACGCGCATTCCACCGCGCCCAACCGGCGCTTTCCCGACCTGGTGACCCAGCGCCTGCTGAAGGCCGCCATCGCGGGCGAGGCGCCGCCCTATTCGGCCGGGCAGCTGGCCGAAATCGCCCAGCATTGCACGCTGCAGGAGGACAACGCCAGCAAGGTCGAGCGCCAGGTGCTCAAGGCGGCGGGCGCCTGGCTGCTGCACGGGCGCATCGGCGAGGTCTTCGACGCCATCGTCACCGGCGCGGCGCCCAAGGGGACGTTCGTGCGCATCGGCAGCCCGCTGCTCGAAGGCCGGGTGGTGCGCGGCTTCGAGGGGCTGGACGTGGGCGATGCGGCGCGCGTGCGGCTGCTGGCGGTGGATGCGGAAAAAAGCTATATCGACTTCGAGCGCGCCTGA
- a CDS encoding abortive infection family protein, with protein MNKQIPSSLIAIVSDLVSSHETHASLDSLFMYAEASGEPPEGSKHVKAQEWLRHTNKVHPEPLAVLGKIICGYIEDPVMAADFKVSEWIAEHESVIKKRENVRKIEVVLARNGLQYRIGGLLTTGGMAPSKTLGELIKGREMPAIHREFDRAMETVTGKPREAVSAASNILESIFKIYIEDNNLRMPEKQDLQPVFKVVRADLGLDPGSVEDQDLQRIISGLFSIVDGIGALRTHAGSAHSEGRKGYKLEPRHARLAVNAAHTVATFVMETWDKKESAKSGHVGQS; from the coding sequence ATGAATAAACAGATACCGTCATCCTTGATAGCCATCGTGTCAGACCTTGTCTCCTCACACGAAACACATGCAAGCCTTGACAGTTTGTTTATGTATGCAGAGGCTTCAGGCGAGCCGCCTGAAGGCAGCAAGCACGTCAAGGCGCAAGAGTGGCTACGTCATACAAATAAAGTCCATCCCGAACCTTTGGCGGTCCTTGGGAAGATCATTTGCGGCTACATAGAAGACCCTGTAATGGCAGCTGACTTCAAGGTGTCCGAGTGGATCGCAGAGCATGAATCCGTCATCAAGAAGCGCGAGAACGTGCGCAAGATTGAAGTTGTTCTAGCCAGGAACGGTCTTCAATATCGGATTGGAGGCCTGCTTACGACTGGAGGCATGGCGCCAAGCAAAACCCTTGGGGAGCTTATCAAAGGCAGAGAGATGCCAGCTATCCACCGCGAGTTTGATCGAGCCATGGAAACGGTGACTGGTAAACCGCGCGAAGCTGTATCCGCCGCGTCAAACATTCTGGAGTCAATCTTCAAAATCTATATCGAGGACAACAACCTGCGCATGCCGGAAAAGCAAGACCTGCAACCTGTTTTCAAGGTGGTGCGGGCAGACTTAGGACTCGATCCTGGCAGCGTCGAGGATCAGGACTTGCAACGAATCATCAGTGGCTTGTTCTCGATTGTTGACGGCATTGGTGCGCTGCGTACGCATGCCGGGAGCGCACACAGCGAAGGACGCAAAGGCTACAAATTGGAACCCCGCCACGCACGTTTAGCCGTAAATGCCGCTCACACGGTCGCTACATTTGTAATGGAAACTTGGGACAAGAAAGAGTCGGCGAAATCAGGGCATGTCGGCCAGAGTTAA